Proteins encoded within one genomic window of Arachis ipaensis cultivar K30076 chromosome B08, Araip1.1, whole genome shotgun sequence:
- the LOC107614253 gene encoding uncharacterized protein LOC107614253 yields MITLYTFTFISMALPRNLLSRRHLKTPPFPHSHRLVTTTNHHHHHHHDNNNKKKQPLHALFMEAVGLKHHHHPQQEQESESESNFELKRNLTQLQQQLGTFNKHVPVINTKRRSLFSVFTNQPPEHDTQIVNNKKREPMVLKELSPEMEVFLELLFQMGYFNHANFAKSKDMFDLSWFDTEFGRGYIKFAAQRFGRDKQELAKWLSGSALKEVAMFGCPSVDRASVFPCKRLRKFFEVPENTVCSKCALRESCKFENQSVWKGDTKILNFVVVMKVLTSYDLEMVHPKLVVPDTVKNSVRKLLKEAMKLSQTISD; encoded by the exons ATGATTACACTTTACACCTTCACTTTCATTTCGATGGCTCTGCCGAGGAACCTCCTCTCTCGCCGCCACCTCAAAACCCCACCTTTCCCTCACTCTCACAGACTTGTCACCACCACCAatcaccaccatcaccaccaccacgacaacaacaacaagaagaagcagcccCTCCACGCTCTCTTCATGGAAGCCGTTGGCCTCAAACACCACCACCATCCCCAACAAGAACAAGAATCAGAATCAGAGAGCAACTTCGAGTTGAAGAGAAACCTCACACAGTTACAGCAGCAACTCGGGACTTTTAACAAACACGTGCCGGTCATTAACACCAAGAGGAGGAGCTTGTTTTCTGTCTTCACCAACCAGCCTCCTGAACACGACACCCAGATTGTGAACAACAAGAAGAGGGAGCCAATGGTCTTGAAGGAGCTTTCACCAGAAATGGAGGTTTTTCTGGAGCTTTTGTTCCAAATGGGGTACTTCAACCATGCCAATTTCGCAAAGAGTAAGGACATGTTTGATCTTAGCTGGTTTGATACTGAATTTGGAAGAGGGTATATAAAGTTTGCGGCGCAGAGATTCGGCAGGGACAAACAAGAATTGGCCAA ATGGCTATCAGGAAGTGCTTTAAAAGAAGTGGCGATGTTTGGCTGTCCCTCCGTCGACAGGGCAAGTGTCTTTCCTTGCAAACGACTACGAAAATTCTTTGAGGTTCCAGAAAACACT GTTTGCAGCAAATGCGCGCTGAGAGaatcttgcaagtttgaaaatcAAAGTGTGTGGAAAGGTGACACCAAGATTTTGAACTTCGTTGTGGTCATGAAGGTACTTACCTCATATGATTTAGAGATGGTGCACCCTAAACTGGTAGTGCCTGATACAGTGAAAAACTCAGTCCGTAAATTGCTGAAGGAGGCTATGAAATTGAGTCAAACCATATCTGATTAG